The proteins below come from a single Mucilaginibacter mali genomic window:
- a CDS encoding glycoside hydrolase family 2 protein — MRTAGTKLMLFALLLLAGFNLRAQETQKVFLSGTGSDHTVNWQFYCTEGRNSGKWTTIPVPSNWELQGFGKYNYGLDKDSLKGREKGLYKHEFTVPAAWQGKAVNIVFDGSMTDTEVKLNGKSVGPIHQGSFYRFKYDITNLLNYGKTNLLEVTVAKYSANASVNNAERKADFWVFGGIFRPVFLEAFPKAHVKAVAIDAKASGVFNAQLKLASVKAGSVTGQVYTLDGKKFGPGFSAGVKAGDTTIKISGNITSPKLWSPEFPNLYNVVFTLNQGGKVTHTVKQRFGFRTVELRVHDGIYVNNVKIKFKGVNRHSFWPTTGRALNKTQSIADVKMIKDMNMNAVRMSHYPPDEHFLDACDSLGLFVLDELTGWHGNYDNEVGAKLVHEMIEKDVNHPAIVVWDNGNEGGFNLNLDHLFGDLDPQRRPLIHPWTIYNGTNTQHYINYDYGTATNFHGHDVTFPTEFLHGLYDGGLGAGLDDFWELMWHTPLSAGGFLWVFADEAVVRTDKNGELDSDGDHGPDGIVGPYHEKEGSYNAIKEIWCPVRLEPREMTPKFDGKLRLENRYFFTNLKQCTFSYKLIKLSDAFHKVAADAKSGAIASPDVAPGQNGYLQMALPAGWQNYDVLYMTAYGPDKRELYTWSWPITGHDAITARMVTKAGSNKPTIKETDSLYKVSANGIELEFKRASGVLASVKNAKGNIPFNNGPVLAEGGDKTGFQRLKYRYDGDNVIVEGEFEKKANAAQMQWTIYPSGWVELSMRYWPVGEEGNLMGISFSYPEKDVKGVTYMGDGPYRVWKNRMKGVTLNVWDKTYNNTITGQGMVQYPEFKGYYSNLYWMKLNTTGQPVTIVCDNRDVFMRLFTPANPKKTYNTAPAFPSGDISFMNGITPIGTKSQKPEKLGTQGFPNKYFDYYRDINMALNITLYFDFSGK; from the coding sequence ATGAGAACCGCCGGAACTAAACTGATGCTATTTGCCCTGCTGTTGCTGGCAGGCTTTAACCTGCGCGCGCAGGAGACCCAAAAGGTTTTCCTGAGCGGTACCGGCAGCGACCATACCGTTAACTGGCAGTTCTACTGCACCGAGGGCCGCAATTCGGGCAAATGGACTACCATCCCCGTGCCATCAAACTGGGAGTTGCAGGGCTTTGGTAAATACAATTATGGTTTAGATAAAGACAGCCTGAAAGGCCGTGAAAAAGGCCTGTACAAACACGAATTTACTGTGCCCGCGGCATGGCAGGGCAAGGCGGTAAATATCGTTTTCGATGGTTCGATGACCGATACCGAAGTGAAGTTGAACGGCAAATCGGTAGGGCCTATCCATCAGGGGTCGTTCTATCGATTCAAGTATGATATCACTAATTTATTGAACTACGGCAAAACTAATCTGCTGGAAGTAACGGTAGCCAAATATTCGGCCAACGCATCGGTAAACAATGCCGAGCGCAAGGCCGATTTCTGGGTATTCGGGGGCATCTTCCGCCCGGTATTTTTAGAGGCATTTCCTAAGGCTCACGTAAAAGCGGTGGCTATTGATGCCAAGGCCAGCGGTGTTTTCAACGCGCAACTGAAACTGGCATCGGTGAAAGCAGGCTCGGTTACCGGGCAGGTGTATACGTTGGACGGTAAAAAATTCGGTCCGGGATTTTCTGCCGGGGTGAAGGCGGGTGATACCACGATCAAGATCTCGGGTAATATCACGTCGCCAAAATTATGGTCGCCGGAATTTCCTAACCTGTATAATGTAGTATTCACACTGAACCAGGGTGGTAAAGTAACCCACACCGTAAAACAGCGCTTCGGCTTCCGCACGGTAGAGCTGCGTGTGCACGACGGTATTTATGTGAATAATGTAAAGATCAAATTTAAAGGTGTTAACCGCCACTCGTTCTGGCCTACCACCGGTAGGGCATTGAATAAAACACAAAGCATTGCCGATGTGAAGATGATCAAGGATATGAACATGAACGCGGTGCGCATGTCGCATTATCCACCCGATGAACATTTCCTTGATGCCTGCGATTCGCTTGGCCTTTTTGTGCTGGATGAACTGACCGGCTGGCACGGTAACTACGATAACGAAGTAGGCGCCAAACTGGTGCATGAAATGATAGAAAAGGATGTGAACCACCCGGCCATTGTAGTTTGGGATAATGGCAACGAAGGCGGCTTTAACCTTAACCTCGACCATTTATTCGGCGATTTAGATCCGCAGCGCCGACCGCTTATCCATCCCTGGACGATCTATAACGGAACTAACACTCAACATTATATCAACTACGATTATGGTACGGCCACCAATTTCCATGGGCATGATGTAACCTTCCCGACCGAGTTTTTGCACGGTTTGTATGACGGCGGCCTTGGTGCCGGGCTGGATGATTTTTGGGAACTGATGTGGCATACACCGCTATCGGCCGGGGGCTTTTTATGGGTATTTGCCGATGAAGCCGTAGTGCGTACCGATAAAAACGGCGAGTTGGACAGCGATGGCGATCACGGTCCTGATGGTATAGTTGGCCCCTACCACGAAAAAGAGGGCAGCTATAACGCTATTAAAGAGATCTGGTGCCCTGTTCGGTTAGAACCACGCGAGATGACGCCAAAGTTTGATGGCAAATTGCGCCTGGAGAACCGTTATTTCTTCACCAACCTGAAGCAGTGTACGTTTAGCTATAAATTAATTAAACTAAGCGACGCATTCCATAAAGTAGCGGCCGATGCAAAGTCGGGCGCTATCGCATCACCTGATGTGGCACCGGGGCAGAACGGATACTTGCAAATGGCCCTGCCTGCCGGCTGGCAAAATTATGATGTGCTGTACATGACGGCTTACGGTCCGGATAAGCGCGAACTGTATACCTGGAGCTGGCCAATTACCGGTCATGATGCCATTACCGCACGTATGGTAACTAAAGCCGGCAGCAACAAACCAACTATCAAAGAAACCGACTCGCTGTATAAAGTAAGCGCCAACGGCATCGAGCTTGAATTTAAACGTGCAAGTGGTGTATTAGCCAGTGTTAAAAACGCCAAAGGTAATATCCCTTTCAATAACGGCCCGGTACTGGCCGAGGGCGGCGACAAGACCGGCTTCCAACGATTGAAGTATCGATACGATGGCGACAACGTGATCGTTGAGGGCGAGTTCGAGAAAAAGGCCAACGCTGCGCAAATGCAATGGACCATCTATCCATCGGGATGGGTGGAGCTATCTATGCGCTATTGGCCGGTTGGTGAAGAAGGCAACCTGATGGGTATCAGCTTCTCATACCCCGAAAAAGATGTAAAAGGCGTAACCTATATGGGCGATGGCCCTTACCGCGTATGGAAAAACCGCATGAAAGGCGTAACGCTGAATGTATGGGATAAAACCTATAACAATACCATCACCGGGCAGGGTATGGTGCAATACCCCGAATTTAAAGGCTATTATTCTAACCTGTACTGGATGAAACTGAATACTACTGGTCAGCCTGTAACCATAGTTTGCGATAACCGCGACGTATTTATGCGTTTGTTCACCCCGGCCAATCCTAAAAAAACCTATAACACGGCACCGGCGTTCCCTTCGGGCGATATATCGTTCATGAACGGGATCACGCCTATCGGTACCAAATCGCAAAAACCGGAGAAATTGGGTACGCAGGGTTTCCCTAATAAGTATTTCGATTACTACCGCGATATCAATATGGCTTTGAATATCACCTTGTACTTTGATTTTTCGGGGAAATGA
- a CDS encoding alpha-L-rhamnosidase translates to MINRAYIALLALLLLSCQCFAAIGTQNLRCEMLMNPQGIQTTSPRLSWEITGDGRGISQTAYQILVASTRAKLTANIGDLWDSHKITSDRSVQINYAGKPLASRTACYWKVKVWTSNGESTWSQPASWSVGLLNPADWKAKWIGYDNGFPWDSVSKFSRLSARYYRKQFDAASGIKKATVYMVGLGHYELFINGQPIGDQVLSTPPTDYTKSVIYNTFDVTKNIKQGTNAIATALGNGRFFTMRPKYKPQKIKEFGFPKMLLQLELEYNNGTKQTIISDGSWKFTADGPIRTNNEYDGEEYDATKEMPGWNTIGFNDAKWLKPELVQASGGKLVGQMNEPIRVVQTVKPLSVKLVKPGMYVMDMGQNMVGWLNMKVRGMHGQKVQLRYAETTQKDGELYVANLRDAKVTDVYTLKGGGEESWHPVFVYHGFRYVEIVDYPGTPTVNDFEGQVVNDDLPVTGSFETSNNLVNKIYRNAVWGIQGNYKGMPLDCPQRNERMPWLADHATGSYSESFVFDNAKLYAKWLDDIEQAQKPNGSIPDVAPAYWNYYSDNMTWPATYLQVAGMLYHQYGDKEALSKHYASMKKWLVYMRTFMKDYIETKDKYGDWCVPPESPELIHSKDTLRTTDGKLIATAYYYKLLGMMQNFAQLLNKPQDVKDFAQLASKIKTRFNQTYFDDKTRQYANNSVTSNLLPLYFDMVPETAKKDVFKNIEDKILVANKGHISTGVIGTQWLMRGLTDRGRADIAWRMTTNTDYPSWGYMVNKGATTFWELWNGDTANPSMNSQNHVMLLGDLLVWFYENLAGIKSDSKDIAFKKIVMKPEPVDGLDFVNASYHSIHGMVKSSWKKDGGRFNWKISIPANTTAMVYVPAKSAAAVMESGQKAATSKGVKFIRMENGRALFEVGSGDYVFDSIN, encoded by the coding sequence ATGATAAACCGCGCATATATCGCCCTGCTGGCATTGCTGCTGCTAAGCTGCCAATGCTTCGCCGCTATCGGCACGCAAAATCTGCGTTGCGAAATGCTGATGAACCCGCAGGGAATCCAAACCACATCCCCGCGTTTAAGTTGGGAAATCACCGGCGATGGGCGTGGCATCAGTCAAACTGCCTATCAAATTTTGGTGGCTTCTACTCGGGCTAAACTGACCGCCAATATTGGCGACCTGTGGGATTCACACAAAATTACGTCAGATCGTTCGGTGCAGATTAACTATGCAGGCAAACCATTGGCCAGTCGCACGGCTTGTTACTGGAAAGTTAAAGTATGGACAAGCAACGGTGAAAGCACATGGAGCCAACCCGCCAGTTGGAGTGTTGGTTTGCTAAACCCTGCTGATTGGAAAGCCAAATGGATAGGTTATGATAACGGTTTCCCCTGGGATAGCGTTTCTAAGTTCTCGCGTTTATCGGCACGTTATTACCGCAAGCAATTCGATGCGGCATCAGGTATAAAAAAAGCTACGGTTTACATGGTGGGACTAGGTCATTACGAGTTATTCATCAACGGGCAGCCTATCGGCGACCAGGTTTTATCTACCCCACCTACCGATTACACAAAGTCGGTTATCTACAACACTTTCGATGTTACCAAAAACATCAAACAGGGAACAAATGCCATTGCAACCGCATTAGGCAACGGGCGTTTTTTTACCATGCGGCCCAAGTACAAGCCTCAAAAAATTAAGGAGTTCGGTTTCCCTAAAATGCTGCTGCAACTGGAGTTAGAATATAACAACGGAACAAAGCAAACCATCATCAGTGACGGTAGCTGGAAGTTCACTGCCGATGGCCCCATCCGCACCAACAACGAATACGATGGCGAGGAATACGATGCTACTAAGGAAATGCCGGGTTGGAATACCATCGGTTTTAACGACGCCAAATGGCTGAAGCCCGAACTGGTGCAAGCATCCGGCGGCAAACTGGTGGGACAGATGAACGAGCCTATCCGCGTGGTGCAAACGGTTAAACCGCTATCGGTAAAACTGGTCAAACCCGGGATGTATGTGATGGATATGGGGCAGAATATGGTGGGTTGGCTGAATATGAAGGTGCGTGGTATGCACGGACAGAAAGTACAATTACGCTACGCCGAAACCACTCAAAAGGATGGTGAACTATACGTAGCCAACCTGCGAGATGCCAAGGTGACCGATGTGTATACCCTGAAAGGCGGAGGCGAAGAAAGCTGGCACCCGGTATTCGTTTACCATGGTTTCCGGTATGTAGAGATCGTGGACTATCCGGGCACGCCAACTGTTAACGATTTTGAGGGGCAAGTTGTAAACGATGATTTGCCGGTAACCGGAAGTTTTGAAACATCTAACAACCTGGTGAATAAAATATACCGCAATGCTGTTTGGGGGATACAAGGCAATTACAAAGGTATGCCGCTGGATTGCCCGCAGCGTAACGAGCGTATGCCCTGGCTGGCCGATCATGCCACCGGATCGTACAGCGAAAGTTTTGTGTTTGATAATGCCAAGCTGTATGCCAAATGGTTGGATGATATCGAACAGGCGCAAAAACCTAACGGTTCCATCCCTGATGTAGCCCCCGCTTACTGGAATTATTACAGCGATAACATGACCTGGCCTGCCACTTATTTGCAGGTAGCCGGTATGTTGTATCATCAATATGGCGATAAGGAAGCGCTGAGCAAACACTACGCATCCATGAAAAAGTGGCTGGTTTATATGCGCACTTTTATGAAGGATTACATCGAAACCAAAGATAAATATGGCGATTGGTGCGTACCGCCCGAATCGCCGGAACTGATCCATAGTAAAGATACCTTGCGAACTACAGATGGCAAACTGATCGCTACGGCTTACTATTATAAGCTGCTGGGGATGATGCAAAACTTTGCCCAATTGCTGAATAAGCCGCAGGACGTAAAGGACTTTGCCCAACTGGCCTCGAAGATAAAAACCAGGTTCAATCAAACTTATTTTGATGATAAAACGCGGCAGTATGCTAATAACTCGGTAACATCAAACCTGCTGCCGCTTTACTTTGACATGGTGCCGGAAACGGCTAAAAAAGATGTTTTTAAAAATATCGAAGATAAGATACTCGTCGCCAATAAAGGCCACATCAGCACGGGGGTAATTGGTACCCAATGGTTGATGCGCGGTTTGACTGATCGCGGTCGTGCTGATATTGCCTGGCGAATGACCACCAATACCGATTATCCGAGCTGGGGCTACATGGTGAACAAAGGAGCCACCACTTTTTGGGAATTGTGGAATGGCGATACCGCCAACCCATCCATGAACTCGCAAAACCACGTGATGCTTCTGGGCGACCTACTGGTTTGGTTTTACGAAAACCTGGCCGGGATAAAATCGGATAGCAAGGATATCGCCTTTAAAAAGATCGTGATGAAACCCGAGCCGGTAGATGGGTTGGACTTTGTGAATGCGTCGTACCATTCTATCCACGGCATGGTAAAAAGCAGCTGGAAAAAAGATGGAGGTCG